A genomic segment from Conger conger chromosome 2, fConCon1.1, whole genome shotgun sequence encodes:
- the cxcl12b gene encoding chemokine (C-X-C motif) ligand 12b (stromal cell-derived factor 1) isoform X1: MDLKALAVITLLTAVMYTQVSHGKPISLVERCWCRSTHNTVPQRSIRELKFLQTPNCPFQVIAKLKSNREVCINPETKWLQQYLKNALNKMKRSKRRPN; this comes from the exons ATGGACCTCAAAGCGCTGGCTGTGATAACCCTGCTGACGGCGGTTATGTACACCCAAGTGTCACATG GAAAGCCCATCAGCCTGGTGGAGAGGTGCTGGTGCCGTTCCACCCACAACACCGTCCCGCAGAGGAGCATCCGAGAGCTGAAATTCCTGCAGACGCCCAACTGCCCCTTCCAAGTCAT TGCCAAACTGAAGAGCAACAGAGAGGTCTGCATTAACCcagagacaaaatggctgcagcaATATCTGAAGAATGCTCTTAACAA GATGAAGAGAAGCAAGAGACGGCCTAATTAA
- the cxcl12b gene encoding chemokine (C-X-C motif) ligand 12b (stromal cell-derived factor 1) isoform X2 → MDLKALAVITLLTAVMYTQVSHGKPISLVERCWCRSTHNTVPQRSIRELKFLQTPNCPFQVIAKLKSNREVCINPETKWLQQYLKNALNK, encoded by the exons ATGGACCTCAAAGCGCTGGCTGTGATAACCCTGCTGACGGCGGTTATGTACACCCAAGTGTCACATG GAAAGCCCATCAGCCTGGTGGAGAGGTGCTGGTGCCGTTCCACCCACAACACCGTCCCGCAGAGGAGCATCCGAGAGCTGAAATTCCTGCAGACGCCCAACTGCCCCTTCCAAGTCAT TGCCAAACTGAAGAGCAACAGAGAGGTCTGCATTAACCcagagacaaaatggctgcagcaATATCTGAAGAATGCTCTTAACAAGTAA